The sequence CCCGGCGGAAAATTTTTCCGGCTCAGTGGAGAATCCTGAACGTAAATAAAAATATTTGATCGGAGAATATTCCAGACCGAATCGAATTGATAAAGGGAATTCCGATTCTTTTTCTACCGCTGTATTTAATGTTGCATTATCCAAAGGAGAATAGCTGAAACCTGTTTGTAGTACTGTGGGTATCTGATTTTTTTCATCTCCAAATGTTGCCCTGGTCACATTGTGGAATGCAAATCCCCATTTTAAATTGCTGATTAAATAAATCATACTGCCAAAATTTAGAGAAAGAGAATTGGCACTGCCATAGTTTTTTATGGCAATAGTGTGATAATTAATTGTAATACCCGCAAAAAATTTTTCTTCAAATCGATTTGAGTAACTCAGGCTGATTTTATTTTGTTTATAAAGATCAAAACCGTAAGTCATTGCTCCCAAACCAAATGATCCATAATCAGTCGGTTCAATGTAAGCGATATAACCGTTTGCTAATTCTTTCATACCAAAGGGAGCCGGCGAATAATATATTCCGATTTCTCTCCAGTTCATTTGAGATAAGCCGGCGGGATTTGAAAAATTGGAAAACACATCATCGCTTTGCGCTACATCTGAATTTGATAACGCAATCTGGCGAGCACCGGGATTTATTTGTGCTATAATACAATGTGCAAAAAGTATTACCAAGAGAACTATGCTGAATCTGCCCCTCATAATAGATTCTTTATTAGTGTGGAATAATAATATTCAAATTTATATATTAAATCAACCTTTTTTGGAGATATTATCTAAATGAAGAAATTTATTCTCGCTTTCCTTTTTTTACCGGGTTTTTTAATTTCACAGGAATTAGATGCCACTGTAACTACAAATGTTGAAAAATTATCTATTGGTTCAAAAGACAGAATCATAAATTTTTCAGAAGATATTCAAAACTATCTTAACAACACTCGGTTTTCTGGGGATGCATGGAATTTTGACAAAATTAAATGTTCGTTTAATATTTTCTTTTCCGGTTCCAGCGATGAAACTCATTATTCAGCACAAATTAATATTACAAGTTTGCGCCCGGTTGAGAAAAGTGGCAGCCCAACAATTATGTTGAATGTCATCGATAATACCTGGGAGTTTCAGTATCAATCCGGACAATCGATGTATTTTAGTCCGGACTACGATCCGCTAACCGACTTTTTAGATTATTATGCTTTCCTGATTATTGGATTGAATGAGGATTCCTTTACTGAATTAGGTGGCTCTCAATATTTTACACAAGCTTACAATCAAGCTGTGTTTGATGCAAGTTATTCTTCATCTGCTGGATGGGAAACAAAAGGCAATTCCTATAACCGCCGTGGGTTGATTGAGGATTTGGTAAGCGAAAAATACAGACCGTTTAGAGAAGATTGTTTTAATTATCATTACAATGGATTAGATATTTTTACTACAAAAAAAGAAGAAGCGGTTCAGAATATTGTTAAACTTATTAAAAATCTAGAAACTCTTAAAGCTAAAGTTGATATCGGTGGTGTGCTTATAAAAACATTTTTTGACGCAAAGAGTAGTGAAATTGTAAATTATTTAAAAGATTATCCTGATAAAATGATTTTTAAATCACTAAAGAAAATAGACCCTCCACATACACAAAAGTATGATGAAGCAATGCTAAACGAATGATTGCAGATTGAGGATTTCGGAATGCAGATTGAGAATTGTGGGAAGGGAATTATTTCTGTAATTCAATTTTAATAATTTTGTCCCCCTGATCAATCATATCAACTGTATCCATTCCTTTTACAACTTTGCCAAAATTGGAATATCTGCCATATAAATGTGGAAAATAGCTGTGCATAACAAACCATTGGGAGCCTTCAGTATCTTTTCCTGAACTCGCCATTCCAACATAACTTCGGTTAAATGGAATTGCTGAGAATTCAGAGTTGATCTCGTAACCAGGACCGCCCCAGCCAGTGGATTCAGGGTCACCAGTCTGAATTACAAAATTTGGAACAACGCGGTGAAAAATTAAATTGTTGTAAAATTTCTTTGAAGCCAAATAACAAAAATTTCCAACTGAGATTGGAGAAACTTCCGGGTTAAATTCAATAATGAAATTTCCCTTGCTGGTATTTACGATTGCTTTTTTATATTTGAAGGCAAACTTCCAAAGTTGATCAAAATTTTCTAATGGCTTTGTTTCGTTAAAATTAACTCCAGATTCTTTACAATAAAATTTACGCAAAGTAAAACTTTCAGAATTTTCTAAAATCGTTAGAACTTTTTTGGGAAACTCATCATTTATTTTCTTAGAAAGATTAACCAGCGAAATTATGCTTTCCGAATATTTTGGATTGTCTAAATATTTTTTTGTTAGATTCAGAATGATTCCCGACAAATTCTCCCGGTTATTTGCAATGAATACCGAGTCAAGTCCATCTGCTGTTGTTGATATAACTGAAGGATCTGAGCTGTTAAGATTGCCGAGTAATATTTTCCTAAAGTCTGGATTTTGCGGAAAAAATTTTTGCAATGAAATAAGTGCATTTAATATTTCCAGTTTTTCATTTTTGTTAGCTCTGGGAAATTCCTTTAATAAATAATCTAAATTCTGATGGGGAAAGGTAAAATTTTCGGAGAGAGATGAATAAAAGAAAACTCTTTTTACTTTTCCAGATAATTGTCTAATAGCTTCAAAAATTTCTTGTGGATAGAGATGACAGTAAGTAATGAAAAGTTCTCCAATTGTATTTGCAGTATAAGCTGAATGATTTAATAAGCAATTCCAAATTTCTGATTTCAAATAATTCTGTAAGGTGCTGTCTATTGAAACGTTTTTTAATGCGATGGCGGTTTGGCGGGCAACATTTGGGTTTTCATCATTTAATAAAGAAAGATATTTTTTCAATTCATCTTTATTTTTGAATTTATAATAGCAAATTACTTTTGCTGCTTCCGTTCTTATTCGCCAATCAGGGTAATGCAGGAGTGTTTCAACCATTGGAAAATCATCCGTAAAATATTCCAACTTTCTTAGCGAACTTAAAGCATACTGTTTAAGGATAATCGATTCTTCACCAAAATCTCTTTCGTTAAGAAGGTTTACTAAATCAGATTGAATGAGTTTTTGTGGACCAATTCTATAAAGTGCAAACAAAGCGTCAATTTTTCTTTGGATTGGATATTCATTGCTCGTAAATTCTTTTTGGAGTAGCTCAATATCTTTTCCATCTGTTACTTTAATTCCTCTGGAATTGAAATTGGCGATAGTTAGTGATATTCCGGTAAAGTCGAATTCTTTGCCAATGAAATATTTATTTAGCAGCAACTCAAGTGTTTCTTTGGTTCCGGTTTTACCAATTGCCTCAAAAATGCTACGCTGGTATTTTGAATTTTCTAAAAGTTTGCTAAACAAAAATTCTGTGGAAATTTTTGACTCACCGAGTTGACTAAGTGTAAATGAAATTAAATCACCAAAGGAATTAAAATCCAGATTTGCTATTTCATTTACGAATGATTGGTTGTTGCAATGGCTAACACTAAATAAACCAGCTTTTACTTTTTGTGGATTTTCTGAATATAGATATTTATTAATTATTTCTGGATCGAAAGTTCTGGTAAAAGTGGTTTTCACCAGTTCATAATCATCTTTGGAATATTGAGCGCAGAGTAAAGAAGTTAAAATCCCGCCAAGGAAAACAGTTTTTAAAAAAAAATTACGGAGTGAGTTTAGAAACATTTTAATTATTTATAAAAATGTTTATCAAATTCCCATCTCATAGATTCTGTACTTTTTGTACAACTCACCTTTCATAACTTCAGCGCCGCGATTCATCATCTCGTTATCCTCCAAAATCCAACTCGCTTCGCCTAACAAAATCCCGATCTTTTCAGCTCTCTGTACAATTTCCCAATAAAAAACAGAATCCAATCCACGCTTTTGAAACTCAGGAATTATTCCTAATGTAATAATTCTTGCCCATTTAATATTTTTCTTTTTAGTCCAAAGCTTAATAAAGTTAAATGGGAAAAGATGTCCATTCATTTCTTTAAAAACCGAATTATAATCAAGCATTACAAGAGCGAATCCAACAAGCTGGTTATCAATTTCACCAAATAAAACTAAGGATGGTTCAGCTAATGGTTTAAGCTCCTTTGCCATGGTATCAATTTCTTCATCTGTAAAAGGAACAAAACCCCAGTTAGGTGCCCAGGCTTTGTTATAAACATATTTAACTTTCTCTACTTCAGCCCGAAAATCTTTCATATTGATTTGAGAAATTTTAATACCGGAGCGCTTTGCCGCAATATCAGAAACGCGCTTTAGCTTTTCTGACTTAATTATTTTATCGTTACTTATTTTATAAGCATACAAATCTTTTACCTTTTTCAGTCCATAGTTATCGCAAAGATCCAGGTAGTATTGGGGATTGTAAGTCATTAACAATCTTGGGGAATCATCAAAGCCTTCCAGCAGCATTCCGTACTCATCATTACTGGAAGGATTAGCAGGACCTCTCATCGCATCGCATCCTTTTGATTTGAGCCAAATTTTTGCTTTATCAAAAAGTGCGTCAGCAATATTTTGGTCATTTATACATTCAAAGAATCCGAAGAAACCAACTTTATCGTTATGATATTTATTATGAAGATCATTTTTGATTGCTGCAATTCTTCCAACAACATTACCATCTTGTTCCGCAAGAAACATTTCCATCTCCGCATGTTTGTAGAATGGATTTTTTTCTTTGCTAAGAATTTTTTTCCTATCCATTATAATTGGCGGAACCCAATAAGAATCGTCCGCATAGATTTTCCATGGGAGTTTTATGAATTGCATCAAATCTTTTTTAGAAGAAACGGTTCGGATGGTTATAGCGCTCATTAAATCCTCTTTTCCAAATTATCTTTTAAGGAAATAAGATAAGAATATTTATTGAATCAACGCCTTTTTTCCCTAAAAAATCTTTTGCCCACTATATGCAGGCTGGGAAAGATTGGGTGTTAAATTAAACCTAACTGTTTTCCAATTTTCTTAAATGCATCAATAATGTAATTCAAATGCTGATCTTCATGCGTTGACATATAACTTGTTCTCATCATTTGTCTTCCAGGAGGAACACCTGGTGATATAAACACATTAACGAAAACTCCATCATCAAATAACATTCTGCCAAATTTGAAAGCAAGCAAATCATCCCCAACTATTACAGGAACAATAGCAGTTCTGCTTTCAATAACGGTAAATCCAGCTTCTTTAAATCCAACTCTTACCATTTCTGCATTACGAATCAGTCTGGTTACTCTTTCCGGCTCTGCTTCAAGAATTTCTAACGCAGCTAAAGCGGATGCAACAGATGCTGGAGTTGGCGATGCGCTGAATATCAAAGCCGGTGAATGATGCTTTAAATAATTGATAACTCTTTCTTTACCGGTAACAAATCCACCAAGCGAAGCGAAGGTTTTACTAAAAGTACCCATAGTCATATCAATCTCATCCTCAAGATTAAATTCGCTTGCTGTTCCTCTACCACCTTTTCCAATAACTCCAACTGAATGTGCATCATCAATTAAAATTCTTGCATTATTTTCTTTTGCGATTTTATTTAACATAGGAAGGTCAACAATTTCGCCACCGGTACTAAACACACCATCACTTACAATTAACTTTCCTGCATCGGCGGGAAGTTTTTTGATAACTCTTTCCAAATCATCCATATCATTATGTTTATACCGAACAACTTCTGCAGTAGCTCCTTTTGCCATTAAATTACCAGCAACTATACAGGCATGGTTGTCTTTA is a genomic window of Ignavibacteriales bacterium containing:
- a CDS encoding DUF4835 family protein; this translates as MKKFILAFLFLPGFLISQELDATVTTNVEKLSIGSKDRIINFSEDIQNYLNNTRFSGDAWNFDKIKCSFNIFFSGSSDETHYSAQINITSLRPVEKSGSPTIMLNVIDNTWEFQYQSGQSMYFSPDYDPLTDFLDYYAFLIIGLNEDSFTELGGSQYFTQAYNQAVFDASYSSSAGWETKGNSYNRRGLIEDLVSEKYRPFREDCFNYHYNGLDIFTTKKEEAVQNIVKLIKNLETLKAKVDIGGVLIKTFFDAKSSEIVNYLKDYPDKMIFKSLKKIDPPHTQKYDEAMLNE
- a CDS encoding peptidylprolyl isomerase, which codes for MFLNSLRNFFLKTVFLGGILTSLLCAQYSKDDYELVKTTFTRTFDPEIINKYLYSENPQKVKAGLFSVSHCNNQSFVNEIANLDFNSFGDLISFTLSQLGESKISTEFLFSKLLENSKYQRSIFEAIGKTGTKETLELLLNKYFIGKEFDFTGISLTIANFNSRGIKVTDGKDIELLQKEFTSNEYPIQRKIDALFALYRIGPQKLIQSDLVNLLNERDFGEESIILKQYALSSLRKLEYFTDDFPMVETLLHYPDWRIRTEAAKVICYYKFKNKDELKKYLSLLNDENPNVARQTAIALKNVSIDSTLQNYLKSEIWNCLLNHSAYTANTIGELFITYCHLYPQEIFEAIRQLSGKVKRVFFYSSLSENFTFPHQNLDYLLKEFPRANKNEKLEILNALISLQKFFPQNPDFRKILLGNLNSSDPSVISTTADGLDSVFIANNRENLSGIILNLTKKYLDNPKYSESIISLVNLSKKINDEFPKKVLTILENSESFTLRKFYCKESGVNFNETKPLENFDQLWKFAFKYKKAIVNTSKGNFIIEFNPEVSPISVGNFCYLASKKFYNNLIFHRVVPNFVIQTGDPESTGWGGPGYEINSEFSAIPFNRSYVGMASSGKDTEGSQWFVMHSYFPHLYGRYSNFGKVVKGMDTVDMIDQGDKIIKIELQK
- a CDS encoding aminotransferase class I/II-fold pyridoxal phosphate-dependent enzyme — translated: MDLFTKCFEFNRADEVKAAGLYPYFRPIEENEGPVVRIGGKEVIMAGSNNYLGLTAHPKVKEAAIKAIEKYGTGCSGSRYLTGTIDLHVQLEEKLAKFFNSEAALLFSTGYQTAQGILATLVQRGEYIVSDKDNHACIVAGNLMAKGATAEVVRYKHNDMDDLERVIKKLPADAGKLIVSDGVFSTGGEIVDLPMLNKIAKENNARILIDDAHSVGVIGKGGRGTASEFNLEDEIDMTMGTFSKTFASLGGFVTGKERVINYLKHHSPALIFSASPTPASVASALAALEILEAEPERVTRLIRNAEMVRVGFKEAGFTVIESRTAIVPVIVGDDLLAFKFGRMLFDDGVFVNVFISPGVPPGRQMMRTSYMSTHEDQHLNYIIDAFKKIGKQLGLI